One genomic window of Fusarium verticillioides 7600 chromosome 2, whole genome shotgun sequence includes the following:
- a CDS encoding hypothetical protein (At least one base has a quality score < 10) has product MGKYPNDWERHLHGISDRGYNMIHFTPLQVRGVSNSPYSLYDQLGWDPACFPAGEEDVQKMVDSLERNHSLLSLTDIVLNHTANNTKWLEEHPEAGYNLITAPWLESAYQLDTSLLELSDNLAKLGLPTVVKSTDDLLLIMNAIKTEVLAKIRLWEYYAVDVDRDADEAVQAFSQGKKYTSEDASDFEKKLESAKSASIKDQVEFFREFGLTGTDRMGERFRRRVKPDVAASFLASSVGSSDEKAARAKIVEILEILNVDYYKEYDAEVDDILQQIFNRIKYVRLDDHGPKLGEINKENPLIEPYFTRLPKNETTSKLKPEEMALVNNGWVWGGNALVDNAGPESRVYLRREVIVWGDCVKLRYGSGPEDNPWLWEHMTKYARTLAKYFAGLRIDNCHSTPIHVAEHILDEARRVRPDLYVVAELFTGSEEMDYVFVKRLGLSSLIREAMQAWSTGELSRLVHRHGGRPIGSFEVDEVSKSDVRTPSSSPARLKNGETNGHVSHSREIIRMIKPSPVHALFMDCTHDNETPAQKRDARDTLPNAALVCMCSSATGSVMGYDEIYPKLVDLVNETRLYTSASSGTKPIKIGGGEEGIGGVKKLLNQIHTLMGKDGYDETHIHHEDQYITVHRVHPESRKGYFLIAHTAFPGYGNGNGDFSPVHLTGTKARHLGSWMLEVDAGEEATQQVLGDKKFLRGLPSRVKDVPGIRMEINGDDTTITVRDKFPPGSIALFETWIPAAEHSSGLDNYVTSGSKAAWNELSLTDLNFLMYRCEAEERAESDGRDGVYDIPGHGKLVYAGLQGWWSLLKNIIKDNNLAHPLCQNLRDGEWALDYIIARLQRISATPGNETLAQPLRWLEERFDAIRKIPSFLLPRYFGLVLRTAYMASWDRSLELMNSSVRDGQWFLQSLAMVSVQQVGYVKSASLWPFKLVPSLAAGLPHFAVEWARCWGRDVFIALRGLLIGTGRFDDAREHILAFASVLKHGMIPNLLSSGDAPRYNSRDSIWFFLQCIQDYTRFAPEGLDILKAKVKRRFLPYDDTWFPTDDGRAYSKESTIEEIIQEALQRHASGMKYREANAGPQIDSQMKDEGFNQEIKVDWSNGIIFGGNQFNCGTWMDKMGESERAGSKGIPGTPRDGAAIEITGMLYSTLDWLAGLHKEGKYAYAGVDKSEGGSISLADWAGLLRANFERCYYVPISPEEDSKYDVNTPIANRRGIYKDLYKSGKEYEDYQLRPNFAIAMTTAPALFDPDHAMHALCVADEALRGPQGMATLDPADLNYRPYYVNSEDSDDFATSKGRNYHQGPEWIWPTGFFLRALLKFDLKRRTTPEGRTEAFQQVTRRLSGCKKMIQESPWAGLQELTQKNGEYCADSSPTQAWSAGCLIDLYMDATEEQNKT; this is encoded by the exons ATGGGTAAATACCCCAATGACTGGGAGCGTCACCTTCACGGTATTAGCGATCGCGGCTACAACATGATCCATTTTACTCCTCTCCAGGTTCGCGGAGTGTCCAACTCCCCATACAGTTTGTATGACCAGCTTGGCTGGGACCCTGCTTGCTTTCCAGcaggagaggaggatgtgCAGAAGATGGTGGACAGCCTAGAACGCAACCACTCTTTGTTGAGTTTAACTGACATTGTGCTAAACCACACCGCAAACAACACGAAATGGCTCGAGGAACATCCCGAAGCAGGCTACAATTTGATTACAGCGCCCTGGCTCGAGTCCGCTTATCAACTAGACACAAGTCTCTTGGAGTTGAGCGACAACCTGGCAAAATTGGGACTACCCACTGTTGTCAAGTCTACTGATGATTTGCTACTCATTATGAATGCGATCAAGACCGAGGTCCTTGCCAAAATCAGGCTATGGGAATACTATGCGGTTGATGTGGACCGAGATGCCGACGAGGCAGTTCAAGCCTTCTCCCAAGGAAAGAAATACACCTCTGAGGACGCTTCAGatttcgagaagaagttggagagcGCCAAATCTGCATCAATCAAGGACCAAGTCGAGTTCTTCAGAGAGTTCGGTTTAACAGGCACCGACCGGATGGGTGAGCGGTTTCGAAGGCGTGTCAAGCCTGACGTAGCTGCCAGCTTTTTGGCTTCGTCCGTGGGTTCTTCCGATGAGAAAGCAGCCAGGGCCAAGATTGTCGAAATCTTGGAGATCCTCAATGTAGACTACTACAAAGAGTATGATGCTGAAGTGGATGACATTCTTCAGCAGATTTTCAACAGGATCAAGTATGTTCGACTTGATGACCACGGTCCcaagcttggcgagatcaacaaggagaaCCCCCTGATTGAGCCTTACTTCACCCGACTCCCCAAGAATGAGACAacatccaagctcaagcccgAAGAGATGGCTTTAGTCAACAATGGATGGGTTTGGGGCGGTAATGCGCTGGTCGACAACGCTGGCCCTGAATCCAGGGTGTACCTTCGCCGAGAGGTGATTGTCTGGGGTGACTGTGTCAAGTTACGATACGGCTCAGGCCCCGAAGACAACCCTTGGCTGTGGGAGCATATGACCAAGTATGCTCGCACACTGGCCAAATACTTTGCCGGTCTCCGTATCGATAACTGCCACTCAACTCCCATTCATGTGGCTGAGCACATTCTTGACGAGGCTCGCCGGGTGCGACCTGACTTGTATGTTGTGGCCGAATTGTTCACGGGCTCTGAAGAGATGGACTACGTTTTTGTGAAGCGTCTTGGTCTCAGCTCCCTTATTCGTGAAGCCATGCAGGCATGGAGCACGGGTGAGCTTAGCCGACTGGTTCACAGACACGGAGGTCGACCCATTGGAAGCTTTGAGGTCGATGAAGTTTCCAAGTCAGATGTTCGCACCCCATCGAGTAGCCCGGCTAGGCTCAAGAACGGCGAGACGAACGGGCATGTATCGCATTCAAGAGAGATCATTCGCATGATTAAGCCAAGCCCAGTTCATGCTCTATTCATGGACTGCACTCATGACAACGAGACACCGGCACAGAAGCGCGATGCCCGCGATACTCTTCCCAACGCTGCTCTTGTATGCATGTGCTCCAGCGCTACTGGTAGTGTTATGGGATACGATGAAATCTATCCAAAGCTTGTCGACCTCGTCAACGAGACCCGGCTCTACACATCTGCCTCGTCTGGAACGAAGCCTATTAAGATTGGGGGCGGCGAGGAGGGAATTGGCGGCGTCAAAAAGCTGCTTAACCAGATACACACTTTGATGGGCAAGGATGGATACGACGAGACTCACATCCATCACGAGGACCAGTACATTACTGTTCACCGAGTGCACCCCGAATCTCGCAAGGGTTACTTCCTCATTGCACATACAGCTTTCCCAGGCTACGGCAATGGCAACGGTGATTTTAGCCCTGTTCATCTCACTGGAACCAAAGCTCGACACCTCGGCAGTTGGATGCTTGAGGTTGACGCCGGTGAAGAGGCAACGCAGCAAGTGCTCGGGGACAAGAAGTTCCTGCGCGGCTTGCCTAGCCGAGTGAAGGACGTACCCGGCATCCGCATGGAAATCAATGGCGACGACACTACCATCACTGTGCGCGACAAGTTCCCTCCTGGAAGTATCGCCTTGTTCGAGACCTGGAtccctgctgctgagcattCGTCTGGCTTGGACAACTATGTCACTTCAGGGTCCAAGGCTGCATGGAATGAGCTCAGTCTGACAgacctcaacttcttgatgTATCGAtgtgaagctgaagagagGGCCGAAAGCGACGGCCGAGACGGTGTCTACGATATTCCTGGACATGGAAAGCTTGTCTATGCTGGTCTCCAAGGATGGTGGAGTCTTCTCAAAAACATCATTAAGGACAACAACCTGGCCCACCCACTGTGCCAGAACTTGCGTGATGGTGAATGGGCTCTGGACTATATTATTGCGAGACTGCAGCGAATCAGTGCCACTCCTGGTAATGAGACACTTGCCCAACCCTTGAGATGGCTAGAGGAGCGTTTCGATGCCATTCGAAAGATCCCTAGTTTCCTGCTACCTCGTTACTTTGGTCTTGTCCTGCGTACTGCTTACATGGCAAGCTGGGACAGATCTCTCGAGCTCATGAACTCCAGCGTCCGGGATGGTCAATGGTTTTTGCAAAGCTTGGCCATGGTCAGTGTCCAGCAAGTTGGATATGTCAAGTCAGCATCATTGTGGCCATTCAAGTTGGTTCCCTCTCTGGCTGCTGGTCTTCCTCACTTCGCTGTTGAATGGGCCCGATGCTGGGGCCGAGACGTGTTCATCGCTCTTCGTGGACTTCTTATTGGTACTGGCCGTTTTGATGACGCCAGAGAACATATACTTGCATTTGCCAGTGTATTGAAACATGGCATGATCCCTaatcttctcagcagtggCGATGCTCCCAGATACAACTCTCGAGACTCCATCTGGTTCTTCCTTCAGTGCATCCAGGATTATACACGTTTTGCCCCAGAGGGActtgatatcctcaaggccaaggtcaagcgTCGTTTCCTGCCTTACGATGACACATGGTTCCCCACCGACGATGGGAGGGCATACTCCAAAGAGAGTACTATTGAGGAGATTATCCAAGAAGCACTCCAAAGACATGCTTCCGGCATGAAATACAGGGAAGCTAATGCCGGTCCCCAAATTGATTCCCAAATGAAGGATGAGGGTTTCAACcaggagatcaaggttgattGGAGCAACGGTATCATCTTTGGCGGTAACCAGTTCAACTGTGGCACATGGATGGACAAGATGGGTGAGAGTGAACGCGCAGGATCCAAGGGAATCCCTGGAACTCCTCGTGACGGTGCTGCTATCGAGATTACTGGCATGCTGTACAGCACTCTCGATTGGCTCGCTGGGCTTCATAAGGAGGGAAAATATGCCTATGCAGGCGTGGACAAATCTGAGGGTGGCTCTATCTCCTTGGCTGACTGGGCTGGTCTACTTAGGGCCAACTTCGAGCGCTGCTACTATGTCCCCATATCTCCCGAGGAAGATTCCAAGTACGACGTCAATACGCCAATTGCGAACCGCCGAGGGATTTACAAGGATCTCTACAAGTCTGGCAAGGAGTATGAGGACTACCAGCTGCGTCCTAACTTTGCAATTGCCATGACTACTGCACCCGCTTTGTTCGACCCGGACCATGCCATGCATGCGCTGTGTGTTGCCGATGAGGCCCTTCGAGGACCTCAAGGAATGGCGACTCTGGACCCTGCGGATCTGAACTACCGCCCTTACTACGTCAATAGTGAAGATAGTGACGATTTTGCTACAAGCAAGGGCCGTAACTACCACCAGGGACCCGAGTGGATCTGGCCTACTGGCTTCTTCCTCCGAGCCCTTCTCAAGTTTGATCTCAAGAGACGAACAACACCTGAGGGTCGCACCGAGGCGTTCCAGCAGGTTACCCGAAGATTGAGTGGGTGTAAGAAGATGATCCAGGAGAGCCCCTGGGCTGGCCTCCAAGAGCTGACGCAAAAGAACGGCGAATACTGCGCTGACTCT AGTCCCACACAGGCTTGGTCGGCAGGATGCCTGATCGACTTATACATGGACGCTACTGAGGAACAGAACAAGACATAG
- a CDS encoding hypothetical protein (At least one base has a quality score < 10) — protein sequence MSPPHTMTSNEVYLLPLNDDGSPQVQGEYIYLAPRSHEPVTVRFAIEGTSSICRHGSLWVNIPAQGDEFRRDHFREFKLTPDFNRTLEISIPIYQPGAYAFYTTYAELPDLKKELENSSEQKENLKKTPLYYIDVAPRLKLDGRPLPLPALSIFSVISKFMGKYPNDWERHLHGISDRGYNMIHFTPLQVRGVSNSPYSLYDQLGWDPACFPAGEEDVQKMVDSLERNHSLLSLTDIVLNHTANNTKWLEEHPEAGYNLITAPWLESAYQLDTSLLELSDNLAKLGLPTVVKSTDDLLLIMNAIKTEVLAKIRLWEYYAVDVDRDADEAVQAFSQGKKYTSEDASDFEKKLESAKSASIKDQVEFFREFGLTGTDRMGERFRRRVKPDVAASFLASSVGSSDEKAARAKIVEILEILNVDYYKEYDAEVDDILQQIFNRIKYVRLDDHGPKLGEINKENPLIEPYFTRLPKNETTSKLKPEEMALVNNGWVWGGNALVDNAGPESRVYLRREVIVWGDCVKLRYGSGPEDNPWLWEHMTKYARTLAKYFAGLRIDNCHSTPIHVAEHILDEARRVRPDLYVVAELFTGSEEMDYVFVKRLGLSSLIREAMQAWSTGELSRLVHRHGGRPIGSFEVDEVSKSDVRTPSSSPARLKNGETNGHVSHSREIIRMIKPSPVHALFMDCTHDNETPAQKRDARDTLPNAALVCMCSSATGSVMGYDEIYPKLVDLVNETRLYTSASSGTKPIKIGGGEEGIGGVKKLLNQIHTLMGKDGYDETHIHHEDQYITVHRVHPESRKGYFLIAHTAFPGYGNGNGDFSPVHLTGTKARHLGSWMLEVDAGEEATQQVLGDKKFLRGLPSRVKDVPGIRMEINGDDTTITVRDKFPPGSIALFETWIPAAEHSSGLDNYVTSGSKAAWNELSLTDLNFLMYRCEAEERAESDGRDGVYDIPGHGKLVYAGLQGWWSLLKNIIKDNNLAHPLCQNLRDGEWALDYIIARLQRISATPGNETLAQPLRWLEERFDAIRKIPSFLLPRYFGLVLRTAYMASWDRSLELMNSSVRDGQWFLQSLAMVSVQQVGYVKSASLWPFKLVPSLAAGLPHFAVEWARCWGRDVFIALRGLLIGTGRFDDAREHILAFASVLKHGMIPNLLSSGDAPRYNSRDSIWFFLQCIQDYTRFAPEGLDILKAKVKRRFLPYDDTWFPTDDGRAYSKESTIEEIIQEALQRHASGMKYREANAGPQIDSQMKDEGFNQEIKVDWSNGIIFGGNQFNCGTWMDKMGESERAGSKGIPGTPRDGAAIEITGMLYSTLDWLAGLHKEGKYAYAGVDKSEGGSISLADWAGLLRANFERCYYVPISPEEDSKYDVNTPIANRRGIYKDLYKSGKEYEDYQLRPNFAIAMTTAPALFDPDHAMHALCVADEALRGPQGMATLDPADLNYRPYYVNSEDSDDFATSKGRNYHQGPEWIWPTGFFLRALLKFDLKRRTTPEGRTEAFQQVTRRLSGCKKMIQESPWAGLQELTQKNGEYCADSSPTQAWSAGCLIDLYMDATEEQNKT from the exons AATCTCCATTCCCATTTATCAACCTGGTGCCTATGCCTTCTACACTACCTACGCTGAGCTACCTGacctcaagaaggagctAGAAAACAGCTCTGAACAGAaggagaacctcaagaagacTCCCCTGTACTATATCGATGTTGCGCCTAGACTTAAACTTGACGGCCGGCCATTGCCGTTGCCTGCCTTGTCAATCTTCTCCGTCATTAGCAAGTTCATGGGTAAATACCCCAATGACTGGGAGCGTCACCTTCACGGTATTAGCGATCGCGGCTACAACATGATCCATTTTACTCCTCTCCAGGTTCGCGGAGTGTCCAACTCCCCATACAGTTTGTATGACCAGCTTGGCTGGGACCCTGCTTGCTTTCCAGcaggagaggaggatgtgCAGAAGATGGTGGACAGCCTAGAACGCAACCACTCTTTGTTGAGTTTAACTGACATTGTGCTAAACCACACCGCAAACAACACGAAATGGCTCGAGGAACATCCCGAAGCAGGCTACAATTTGATTACAGCGCCCTGGCTCGAGTCCGCTTATCAACTAGACACAAGTCTCTTGGAGTTGAGCGACAACCTGGCAAAATTGGGACTACCCACTGTTGTCAAGTCTACTGATGATTTGCTACTCATTATGAATGCGATCAAGACCGAGGTCCTTGCCAAAATCAGGCTATGGGAATACTATGCGGTTGATGTGGACCGAGATGCCGACGAGGCAGTTCAAGCCTTCTCCCAAGGAAAGAAATACACCTCTGAGGACGCTTCAGatttcgagaagaagttggagagcGCCAAATCTGCATCAATCAAGGACCAAGTCGAGTTCTTCAGAGAGTTCGGTTTAACAGGCACCGACCGGATGGGTGAGCGGTTTCGAAGGCGTGTCAAGCCTGACGTAGCTGCCAGCTTTTTGGCTTCGTCCGTGGGTTCTTCCGATGAGAAAGCAGCCAGGGCCAAGATTGTCGAAATCTTGGAGATCCTCAATGTAGACTACTACAAAGAGTATGATGCTGAAGTGGATGACATTCTTCAGCAGATTTTCAACAGGATCAAGTATGTTCGACTTGATGACCACGGTCCcaagcttggcgagatcaacaaggagaaCCCCCTGATTGAGCCTTACTTCACCCGACTCCCCAAGAATGAGACAacatccaagctcaagcccgAAGAGATGGCTTTAGTCAACAATGGATGGGTTTGGGGCGGTAATGCGCTGGTCGACAACGCTGGCCCTGAATCCAGGGTGTACCTTCGCCGAGAGGTGATTGTCTGGGGTGACTGTGTCAAGTTACGATACGGCTCAGGCCCCGAAGACAACCCTTGGCTGTGGGAGCATATGACCAAGTATGCTCGCACACTGGCCAAATACTTTGCCGGTCTCCGTATCGATAACTGCCACTCAACTCCCATTCATGTGGCTGAGCACATTCTTGACGAGGCTCGCCGGGTGCGACCTGACTTGTATGTTGTGGCCGAATTGTTCACGGGCTCTGAAGAGATGGACTACGTTTTTGTGAAGCGTCTTGGTCTCAGCTCCCTTATTCGTGAAGCCATGCAGGCATGGAGCACGGGTGAGCTTAGCCGACTGGTTCACAGACACGGAGGTCGACCCATTGGAAGCTTTGAGGTCGATGAAGTTTCCAAGTCAGATGTTCGCACCCCATCGAGTAGCCCGGCTAGGCTCAAGAACGGCGAGACGAACGGGCATGTATCGCATTCAAGAGAGATCATTCGCATGATTAAGCCAAGCCCAGTTCATGCTCTATTCATGGACTGCACTCATGACAACGAGACACCGGCACAGAAGCGCGATGCCCGCGATACTCTTCCCAACGCTGCTCTTGTATGCATGTGCTCCAGCGCTACTGGTAGTGTTATGGGATACGATGAAATCTATCCAAAGCTTGTCGACCTCGTCAACGAGACCCGGCTCTACACATCTGCCTCGTCTGGAACGAAGCCTATTAAGATTGGGGGCGGCGAGGAGGGAATTGGCGGCGTCAAAAAGCTGCTTAACCAGATACACACTTTGATGGGCAAGGATGGATACGACGAGACTCACATCCATCACGAGGACCAGTACATTACTGTTCACCGAGTGCACCCCGAATCTCGCAAGGGTTACTTCCTCATTGCACATACAGCTTTCCCAGGCTACGGCAATGGCAACGGTGATTTTAGCCCTGTTCATCTCACTGGAACCAAAGCTCGACACCTCGGCAGTTGGATGCTTGAGGTTGACGCCGGTGAAGAGGCAACGCAGCAAGTGCTCGGGGACAAGAAGTTCCTGCGCGGCTTGCCTAGCCGAGTGAAGGACGTACCCGGCATCCGCATGGAAATCAATGGCGACGACACTACCATCACTGTGCGCGACAAGTTCCCTCCTGGAAGTATCGCCTTGTTCGAGACCTGGAtccctgctgctgagcattCGTCTGGCTTGGACAACTATGTCACTTCAGGGTCCAAGGCTGCATGGAATGAGCTCAGTCTGACAgacctcaacttcttgatgTATCGAtgtgaagctgaagagagGGCCGAAAGCGACGGCCGAGACGGTGTCTACGATATTCCTGGACATGGAAAGCTTGTCTATGCTGGTCTCCAAGGATGGTGGAGTCTTCTCAAAAACATCATTAAGGACAACAACCTGGCCCACCCACTGTGCCAGAACTTGCGTGATGGTGAATGGGCTCTGGACTATATTATTGCGAGACTGCAGCGAATCAGTGCCACTCCTGGTAATGAGACACTTGCCCAACCCTTGAGATGGCTAGAGGAGCGTTTCGATGCCATTCGAAAGATCCCTAGTTTCCTGCTACCTCGTTACTTTGGTCTTGTCCTGCGTACTGCTTACATGGCAAGCTGGGACAGATCTCTCGAGCTCATGAACTCCAGCGTCCGGGATGGTCAATGGTTTTTGCAAAGCTTGGCCATGGTCAGTGTCCAGCAAGTTGGATATGTCAAGTCAGCATCATTGTGGCCATTCAAGTTGGTTCCCTCTCTGGCTGCTGGTCTTCCTCACTTCGCTGTTGAATGGGCCCGATGCTGGGGCCGAGACGTGTTCATCGCTCTTCGTGGACTTCTTATTGGTACTGGCCGTTTTGATGACGCCAGAGAACATATACTTGCATTTGCCAGTGTATTGAAACATGGCATGATCCCTaatcttctcagcagtggCGATGCTCCCAGATACAACTCTCGAGACTCCATCTGGTTCTTCCTTCAGTGCATCCAGGATTATACACGTTTTGCCCCAGAGGGActtgatatcctcaaggccaaggtcaagcgTCGTTTCCTGCCTTACGATGACACATGGTTCCCCACCGACGATGGGAGGGCATACTCCAAAGAGAGTACTATTGAGGAGATTATCCAAGAAGCACTCCAAAGACATGCTTCCGGCATGAAATACAGGGAAGCTAATGCCGGTCCCCAAATTGATTCCCAAATGAAGGATGAGGGTTTCAACcaggagatcaaggttgattGGAGCAACGGTATCATCTTTGGCGGTAACCAGTTCAACTGTGGCACATGGATGGACAAGATGGGTGAGAGTGAACGCGCAGGATCCAAGGGAATCCCTGGAACTCCTCGTGACGGTGCTGCTATCGAGATTACTGGCATGCTGTACAGCACTCTCGATTGGCTCGCTGGGCTTCATAAGGAGGGAAAATATGCCTATGCAGGCGTGGACAAATCTGAGGGTGGCTCTATCTCCTTGGCTGACTGGGCTGGTCTACTTAGGGCCAACTTCGAGCGCTGCTACTATGTCCCCATATCTCCCGAGGAAGATTCCAAGTACGACGTCAATACGCCAATTGCGAACCGCCGAGGGATTTACAAGGATCTCTACAAGTCTGGCAAGGAGTATGAGGACTACCAGCTGCGTCCTAACTTTGCAATTGCCATGACTACTGCACCCGCTTTGTTCGACCCGGACCATGCCATGCATGCGCTGTGTGTTGCCGATGAGGCCCTTCGAGGACCTCAAGGAATGGCGACTCTGGACCCTGCGGATCTGAACTACCGCCCTTACTACGTCAATAGTGAAGATAGTGACGATTTTGCTACAAGCAAGGGCCGTAACTACCACCAGGGACCCGAGTGGATCTGGCCTACTGGCTTCTTCCTCCGAGCCCTTCTCAAGTTTGATCTCAAGAGACGAACAACACCTGAGGGTCGCACCGAGGCGTTCCAGCAGGTTACCCGAAGATTGAGTGGGTGTAAGAAGATGATCCAGGAGAGCCCCTGGGCTGGCCTCCAAGAGCTGACGCAAAAGAACGGCGAATACTGCGCTGACTCT AGTCCCACACAGGCTTGGTCGGCAGGATGCCTGATCGACTTATACATGGACGCTACTGAGGAACAGAACAAGACATAG